The Carassius gibelio isolate Cgi1373 ecotype wild population from Czech Republic chromosome B14, carGib1.2-hapl.c, whole genome shotgun sequence genome has a segment encoding these proteins:
- the LOC127971309 gene encoding disks large homolog 1-like — protein sequence MVHKYDTKRAVGLLKQYQASLTSPEEQALKTSVEKVSSIFGSHLFQALLDIQECYEVTLQMNAAQNGVKDSISVDTWE from the exons ATGGTACATAAATATG ataCCAAAAGAGCAGTTGGGCTACTGAAACAGTACCAGGCAAGTCTGACCAGTCCAGAAGAGCAGGCCCTGAAGACCAGCGTGGAGAAGGTCTCTTCCATCTTTGGCAGTCATCTTTTTCAGGCTCTGCTGG ATATTCAGGAATGCTACGAGGTTACCCTGCAAATGAATGCAGCACAAAATGGAGTTAAAGACAGCATCTCTGTGGACACATGGGAG TGA
- the LOC127971918 gene encoding glycerophosphoinositol inositolphosphodiesterase GDPD2-like: protein MFSICRTCLRGIYSCQWNSQTRTQNRACCWFSFLFLVSILALSWMYVCFIAFNDHDDVNWLAFKTLKKWVSWYMIVMVVSAVLAIYCLLLLVFGLLHLAIREPLNLHCLHKVFLFLGLLTVTLGTAGICIKWKEEWKSVYMSFQATAPFLQLCGVVALTLISWLVFQSYHRAKTAACKVLIMMTFLVVSAAVFLSPLAICSPCITNNLPPKPALIGHRGAPMMAPENTMMSFRKSMECDVVAFETDVQLSKDKKPFLMHDNGSSFLLRTTDVKDKFLGRDGDVNTNFTLEELKTLNAGEWFVRTDPFQSVASLSKEEKMEANNQTVPSLNELLVMAKTHNVSLIFDLKNDENSTGFQNSDSYYTTETIKKSGISQDKIWWLPSEFRHEVRNIAPGFKQVYHNEQDMNADGGSFLNMKYSSLNAHEISELREKNVSVNLWVVNEPWLFSLLWCSGASSVTTNACHILKNMSKPDWHLEPNIYMGIWISADVISLLLMFGLFIWQRRRKSHVFRQNTSERSYPLLPR from the exons AGGGCTTGCTGCTGGTTCTCCTTTCTGTTTCTTGTGTCCATACTTGCCCTGAGTTGGATGTACGTTTGTTTTATTGCCTTCAACGACCATGATGATGTAAACTG GCTTGCCttcaaaaccttaaaaaaatgggTGAGCTGGTACATGATAGTGATGGTTGTTTCTGCTGTGCTGGCCATATACTGCCTTCTTCTGCTG gTGTTTGGATTGCTGCATTTAGCAATCAGAGAGCCCTTAAATTTACACTGTCTGCATAAG GTGTTTCTGTTTTTAGGTCTCCTCACTGTTACTTTAGGCACAGCTGGAATTTGTATAAAATGGAAAGAGGAGTGGAAAAGTGTCTATATGTCATTTCAG GCCACTGCTCCTTTCCTGCAGCTGTGTGGTGTGGTGGCTTTGACCTTGATCAGCTGGCTGGTGTTCCAGAGTTATCATAGAGCAAAAACAGCTG CTTGTAAGGTTTTAATAATGATGACCTTCCTGGTAGTGTCTGCTGCTGTGTTTCTCTCTCCTCTTGCTATCTGCTCTCCATGCATTACCAATAATCTTCCCCCAAAACCAGCTCTCATTGGACACCGCGGTGCTCCGATG ATGGCTCCAGAGAACACCATGATGTCATTCAGGAAGAGTATGGAGTGTGATGTGGTGGCATTTGAAACAGATGTGCAACTCAG taaggacAAGAAGCCTTTTCTTATGCATGACAATGGTTCAAGTTTTTTGCTGCGAACAACTGACGTGAAGGATAAGTTTTTAGGTCGGGATGGCGACGTGAACACTAACTTCACATTAGAGGAGTTAAAGACTTTAAATGCAGGCGAATGGTTTGTAAGG ACAGATCCATTTCAGTCAGTGGCATCGCTCTCAAAGGAAGAGAAGATGGAGGCTAATAACCAGACAGTACCTTCTCTTAATGAGCTCTTAGTCATGGCCAAAACGCATAATGTCTCCCTCATATTTGACCTCAAAAATGATGAAAACTCAACAGGATTCCAAAACAGTGACTCCTACTACACCACTGAAACGATCAAAAAATCAGGCATCTCACAAGACAAG ATATGGTGGCTCCCTTCAGAATTTAGGCACGAAGTGAGAAACATTGCACCAGGGTTCAAGCAGGTGTATCATAATGAACAAGACATGAATGCGGATGGTGGAAGCTTTCTGAATATGAAATACAGTTCACTGAATGCTCACGAAATAAG TGAGCTGCGGGAAAAAAATGTGTCCGTGAATCTGTGGGTTGTGAATGAGCCCTGGCTCTTCTCATTACTGTGGTGCTCAGGGGCCAGTTCAGTGACCACCAATGCTTGCCACATCCTCAAAAACATGTCTAAGCCTGACTGGCATCTG GAGCCTAATATCTACATGGGAATATGGATCTCGGCTGATGTGATATCATTACTGTTGATGTTTGGCCTGTTTATCTGGCAAAG GAGGAGGAAAAGCCATGTTTTTCGTCAGAATACAAGTGAGAGAAGTTATCCTCTGCTTCCTCGCTGA